The region TTTCGGTGTCTTGCGTAACAGTTACGACATTCTTTGTGACCAGTAAATCATCCGCTGACAATTGCAAAATGATTTGATATGTAAGTCCTGCCAGCAATGGCACTGTTTTATCAATCTGAACGGTATTTGTTGTTGCTCCAACGATCCTGCCGGATGCAACGCCAATCTTAGGAACGGTATGATTTAATCCCACAATGCTGCCGTATTCGCACACCAACGCGTCAATATCGGTATTAATATCAATAAACTGTGTTACTTCCAAATTATTGGCAAGCGTATACATACCTTCGCGCTGTGCCTGAGAGCGACGTTTAACGCCATACAGTTCAAGCTTTGCGGGATTATCCTGCACACCTTCAAAGGTATTCCATTGTGGCGACCTCACTAAAAATTGAGTATTCTTGAAGTCATTACCCGTTTCGGAATACACCACTTCAACGGCTCTGGCCCTATCCTCTGTGCCCGTGAAATTCCCCTGCAATGATGACATGGTTGTGCGGCCTTCACCAAATATCTGGACCATTTGCCCAGGTTTATCAACTTTAATGCCAATATTATTACCACGTAACATAATCGTCGCATGCCCGACAGTCGCGGCCCGTTGTGCTGCTGCGTAACGCGTCATTTCAGTATCATAAAAATAATCAAATTCAAAGCGGTTTTCCAATGTTGTACCGTCAATGCCAACGACTTGATCATCCGAATAAGCGGCTGCTTCAGTGGACCATTCATCCCAATACGGATCAAGCCGCGAATGATCAACACCAAAGACGGTATATTCATATAGTCCTGTATTGATATTTTTTAGATATCGGCACTGATGATAAATATCATAGGCTGCCCATATTGGATTTCTAGCAGACCGTGTTTCATACGCCGATGTTTCGGGATTCCACACATAGACCGTATTTCTAGTTTGGCGCCATGACACATCGGGCACGCCGCTTGACAATTGATTTGTTGCCAGTATCCGTAACCCTATTAAAACTTTATTTGGGCGACAGTATTGACCAGGACTGTAAGATGACAATATTGACCACGAAACAGAGGTCCCATACCTTGTTCCAGTTTGCCTAGAAGCAACCACGACTTTAACATCGTATTGGCCAGAATCTAAACCATCGATTCTTTTAGATTGCCTCACCGCTGTATTTTGCGCGGCGGTAATCGAAAAAGAACCATCTTCTATTTTTATTGTTTGCGTACGAAATTTGAAGAGAGTTGCCCACCCGCTAAAGTTTTGCAAAGTAAATTGGACAAACCCATTGTCGTATGGAACTCCAAATGCAGCGTCACCTTTCCGACCTGATACTGATCCAATTACAGAAATCGTGTTAGAATCATCTACTACCGCAATTGTCCATGTTTCAGCCGGCGCGTTTGGTGAGCAGGTTGCATTCGGCACTGTGCTGGATGTAATTCCTGCTGCGAATCCTTTCCACTCCGTTGTTCCTGTCTTGCGGTATTGCAAAGCCAACTCAACCGTAGCATTTTCCAATCCACCATCATCTTTGAGATGATACAGACCGCCTGGAAATTCTACCGTCACTTCCAAGCCAGTAGCAACATGGCTATCGCTCGTTTGGATTAATCCCGATTCCGTAAGTTCCAATCCAACAGCTTGATCAAGTGGCGTGTCGGTGAAAAATGAAATAGGCTCCTGATCATTGGTGCCTAGCCGCGTTTCAATCTGCACGTCTGAAAAATTTTCAATTGCTGTGCTGCCAATTTTTATATCAGATATGCTATCTACTGGCCCCATACCGCCGCAATACAGCAGATTCAGGTATTGCTTGCCATTGACTGTCTCGACATGCTTTTCAAGTAATTGCGGTGCCGGGATACACTCGCCGTAAGTAATGCCAACTATTCCGCCTTCGCCCGTGATCGGTGTAACAGCATCCCATCCATAGGTTTGGGAAGAAGAGTTATCATTCGAAGCTGTTTTTTGATTTACAGGAACAACAGCATTGATGATCCGACCACCAATATACATAACGGCACCAGCAGCGAGATAGGAGCCAAGCGTTTTCCCGGCTATCCCCCATATTCCACCAGTTGCAATGCCACTCGCAAGCCCCATGAGCGCGATTGATGCAATCGTACCAACAATGCTTTTTATCGCCCCGCTGCCGACATGAGGTAAAACAATAACCTGATCTCCATCCAAAGGAAACGTCAAATTCGGATATTCAACGAGGTTTCCGTTCAATATAAATTCAACTTCCTGATCGGGTACATACTCAGTCAATACCTGCCCAGGCACAAAAATAACGCGTTCAGTTTCCCGGCGCGTTCGGTCAAACGGGTTTTTCAGTTTTACGATTTCTAACAATTAATCACCCCCTTGGGATGTAGAAACCAACTATTGAGCTTCGCCATTTTTTTATTTTGTCAACGGCTACGCCTGTGGTGCGGTATGCGTGAATAAACTGTCCATCACCAATATAAACGCCGACATGATTGGCCCATGAACCACACGCCAGCCGTATAACTACGAGGCAAGGCGTTTGTATAGGCCCGTTAATTTCAACCCATTCAGGTCTATCCTGTGTCATTTGCTCACCAATTTTTACAGCGTCCATGGCTGAAATAGGATAGTCCGGGAGGTTTACGCCATAACGGCGATATACTTCCCGGACTAATCCCCAGCAGTCGTAAACGAAAGGGCCCCTGCCACCATCAGCGAATGGCAAGCTAATTAAATCGTCAAAATTTTCCAAGGTAATTGTTACCTCCTGTCGAATTGTTGTTTGTTGAGGGGAGGTGATTTTTGATGTCAGAATACGATAATGCGTTAAAGCAATTAAAACAAATGCATAAGATTTTACTGGAAAAGAATTTAAATACCTATACCTTGTCTCGAAGTATGTGTGAGGCCATGGAACATGATGATTATAATGAAATGGTAAGAAATTTTAATTTCATTGAAGATGAGGGATGGATCATAAAAAAAGGTGGTAGCAAAGATAGGCCTATTAGTTATGCTTTGACTTCAACTGGTATCAAACGTCTAGAAAATATTATAGAAAAACCGGTTATCCAACAAAATACATATCACGTTGGTGTGGCTAATAATAGTATTATTGGAGATCACGCTCATGACAATATAATTAACATCGGAGCATCTTTCGATGAATTGAAGTCATTGATCGAACAGAATTTTTCAAATCAAGTCGAGAAAAATGAAATCTTGGCCATACTTAAGAATTTGCAAGATCGATTGTCTTCGAATCAGCCATTAGAAAAAGGCATTTTGTCAAAAATCAATGATAAAATTGAAAGTTGTTCATGGTTAAGTTCAAGTATCGTTCCTATAATTATTCAGTATTTGACTCACTCGTAATCTCTTTCAACAATTCAAAATACAATTGATGTTCAATATGATGCCAATCACCCGATATACTTTCTACTCCATGAAGCCTTGTATTAATGATATCGATTGCTGAATTGGCAATCTTCCTAGTTATTTTGTCTGAGTCACATTCAGTCACTTTCTGTGCTAATTTCATAATAATTCTCAGCTGCCTTTTCTTGAGTTGGCGCTCAAAATCGGCAGTTTCTTTTTCCATAAGATTAAGGCACTCGTCGATTGTTAATGGATTATCAATTGGCTTGTTCGGATCTGGTAATTTCATCCTTTTCGCCTTGCTTTCTATTAAATTACGTTCCCGTAGGTATCCCCGGCTCCCCGCCAAACCGCTTCGGTATTCGGCACGTTGTCAGCGTCCCATCACATTCCGCCAGCGTGCCGTTATATCCACACTGAATGTCTTTAAAATGATACGAACAAAAATTTGTCATATACCGCCAGAATGGGAACCTGAATTTTTGATCACCTGACGCGCCAATCTGAAACGTTATCCATTCCTCCGTATATGACGTTTTCGTTATAACAAAATCAACTTCGATTTCAGGAATTGGATTGTCCAAATGTGCGGCATGAGCAATCGCTATTTTTACAGCAGCATCAGCGAAACCGTTGTATTGCTGAACGTAGCTCTGTACTATTCCGCCTACATTGCTTACTTTCAGAGCAACGGACGGGATTTCTGAACCGTTATCTTTTAATTGGTCGAAGTCAATCGGAAACCGTTGCCATAATTGTCCTTGCCAAGTTTGATCGGCATTGTCTCTCACAAGCCGGATCGGCTCTGCAATACCTTTTACAATCAGTTCAACAAAAATCAAGAACGGCTTATCATTGGCTAATTTATTCTTTTCAAATATCCCTGCAGCTGACCATATACTCATTTAAACTTCCTCCAGACTAATCGTCCCACGATATCCCTCGTTGTACGACTGCCAATCTCCCTTCGCAGTAAATCGAACGGTTATCTGCTCCGTTCTGATCGCGCTGAACCACGGTGTCCATAAAAACATTCCGGCTGTTCCGCTTACAGAATTCCAGAAATTTATTAACGTCGCATAATCGGCAGCTGAAACTCCGCGGAATAAATAAGTCCACGTGCCGGACATCCTGGTTGCACGTGGACGAGTTACTTTGTATTTGGCATCAGTTGTACTAGAAACCGTTGAGTCGGGGAAGTCTTCCTTGAAACTGCCGGACTCCGTTTCGGGAACTATTGGCTGTGGAAAATCGACAGGAAAAACAGGTAACATATTATCACCCCATCGCCATTTTAACGTTATTTGCATAACTACGATTGCTTGCTAATTTATTTAACACTCCCTCTGTTGCCAGATCAACGATTATTTCTCTCACGCCAGCTGAATTTATTCCATTATCCTTCGCTGTTGCAGTAACGGGCTGACCGTTGTTATTTACTATCACTGAGACACCGCCGCTGCCTGAAACGTTTACCTGCCCGCCGGATTGCACTGTTGCGCCGCTATAACTGCTCATGCTTGATAGTGATGGACCTGTGACGAGGCCACCAGTCGCAAAGCCGGGAAGTTTACCAGTCCGATTCATGTACTCTAAATTACTAGGACCTATTGAACTAACAGATGACGCCTTCATAACATGCTCCCCCGCGCTTAGCCAGGATAAAATGCTATCGGAAGTCCCTGTGCCGGGACCGGATATCATGCCACCATCCGCCTTGAATAGTGCGGCTGCTGAACCTATGCCAAAACTCATATCGTATCCAGAACTACCGCCTGTCACTGCACCGAATATATTACCAAGGCTACTCGTAATACTCGCCGCAGCGGCCTGTGCCTGAATTTTAATAATGCTATCAATAACTGACTGAGCAAACGAATGAAATACATCAATGGCCGAAGCTGTACCGTGAGCGAACTTTTCAAATACACTCGTTAGATCGCTGGAAACGTCGCTCATGAGTGTGGCGGTGTCGTCGTAGATTGTGTGGTTGGTTTTATTCCAAAGATCTTTTAGTTCATCCATGTAGGCTTTCTGGCCGGATATTTTTTTTGCTTCTAAATTCGACTCTTTATCAAGCATACTCTGATACTCAGCAATATGCCCTTGGTTATAAGCATTATCCATAGCCTTAGTATCCGTATATAGCTTATTTATAGCGGCCTTTGCCTTGTCTGTATATACTTTCGCTAAATCTTCCCTTGTATATGCTTGCCCTTCTGGTTTGTCCGCTAATCCATAAGCTTTTGCTTTAGCACTCCGTTCATC is a window of Pelorhabdus rhamnosifermentans DNA encoding:
- the gpJ gene encoding TipJ family phage tail tip protein produces the protein MLEIVKLKNPFDRTRRETERVIFVPGQVLTEYVPDQEVEFILNGNLVEYPNLTFPLDGDQVIVLPHVGSGAIKSIVGTIASIALMGLASGIATGGIWGIAGKTLGSYLAAGAVMYIGGRIINAVVPVNQKTASNDNSSSQTYGWDAVTPITGEGGIVGITYGECIPAPQLLEKHVETVNGKQYLNLLYCGGMGPVDSISDIKIGSTAIENFSDVQIETRLGTNDQEPISFFTDTPLDQAVGLELTESGLIQTSDSHVATGLEVTVEFPGGLYHLKDDGGLENATVELALQYRKTGTTEWKGFAAGITSSTVPNATCSPNAPAETWTIAVVDDSNTISVIGSVSGRKGDAAFGVPYDNGFVQFTLQNFSGWATLFKFRTQTIKIEDGSFSITAAQNTAVRQSKRIDGLDSGQYDVKVVVASRQTGTRYGTSVSWSILSSYSPGQYCRPNKVLIGLRILATNQLSSGVPDVSWRQTRNTVYVWNPETSAYETRSARNPIWAAYDIYHQCRYLKNINTGLYEYTVFGVDHSRLDPYWDEWSTEAAAYSDDQVVGIDGTTLENRFEFDYFYDTEMTRYAAAQRAATVGHATIMLRGNNIGIKVDKPGQMVQIFGEGRTTMSSLQGNFTGTEDRARAVEVVYSETGNDFKNTQFLVRSPQWNTFEGVQDNPAKLELYGVKRRSQAQREGMYTLANNLEVTQFIDINTDIDALVCEYGSIVGLNHTVPKIGVASGRIVGATTNTVQIDKTVPLLAGLTYQIILQLSADDLLVTKNVVTVTQDTETDTLTVTEPFDVLPQRFDNYAFGETDKAVKKFRLVGVERDGDLKCKLNLAE
- a CDS encoding C40 family peptidase, whose product is MENFDDLISLPFADGGRGPFVYDCWGLVREVYRRYGVNLPDYPISAMDAVKIGEQMTQDRPEWVEINGPIQTPCLVVIRLACGSWANHVGVYIGDGQFIHAYRTTGVAVDKIKKWRSSIVGFYIPRG
- a CDS encoding DUF1833 family protein, coding for MSIWSAAGIFEKNKLANDKPFLIFVELIVKGIAEPIRLVRDNADQTWQGQLWQRFPIDFDQLKDNGSEIPSVALKVSNVGGIVQSYVQQYNGFADAAVKIAIAHAAHLDNPIPEIEVDFVITKTSYTEEWITFQIGASGDQKFRFPFWRYMTNFCSYHFKDIQCGYNGTLAECDGTLTTCRIPKRFGGEPGIPTGT